The nucleotide window AATTttgcacattatacacacagcgACATAGCCTCAGCTGCTGTCCAAACATGTCTCTAGCCTTGTTCAAACATGGGCCTGTGTTCATCTTTTATAAAGTTACACTCAGGAAATACTCTCAGATGAAACAACTTAACACAAGCAATTGTGTAACGTTTTAATTTAAATAAGTCTGCTCTAGCTGACCCTTGTTCAGCTCGACGCGGAGTAGTAAAGACGGGAACGGAAAGGAAAGAAAACCGGTCGAACAGGTAAAACGTAGAGAGCAGCCTGGATCAGGTTTGTTGTCACCGTTATTTCCACACGCATGCGCGCTGTTACCTGTTTCCTGCTGAAATGAGTACCTGCGCTTAGGTCAACCTTTGAATTCGTCTTGTCTTTGGGTGTATATGACACGGAATTCTCATCCAGCATCCACTCGTTTCTCCATTAATATTTTGAGAATCCCGCTACCTGAGTACGTTCACCTGAGACGCACCTTTGCTACTCATCCACTACGCTTAGGAGGAAGCACACGAAGTCGAAGGAGCTAGTCTGGAAAACGGCGAAATAGTGGGAGAGGACGGAGTACCTGCGTAGGTATAGCCAACTTTGAAGAGAGCGGAAAAGGAGCTCGTCGAGTAGGGAAACAGTTATGAGCTAGGATACTAAAGACTTCTGTTCACTTTTCATCGTCTAACTGATCGTAGCCTACACATCGGTTTCCCTATTTCTTAATTGCGACCTACGACAGTGAGCTCGTGGAGATAACGGGTGACCAAGACCATGCCGCGAGCCTTCCTTGTGAAAAAGTCGAGTATTTCTTCGGGCAAACGGAACTGGAGCGAGCTGCCCGATCATGAGCGTGGAGATATCTATATTCCAGGTGAGACCCGTTAACGTGACGGGAAAGTATTTATTTTACGCATAACGGTGTGGAATGATCGAACAAACAGAGGTTGTGAACGTtcgtaaatatttttttatgatgGCCTGCAGGTCTTGGTAGTGTTACTTACAATAACATTTTAACTTGTGGCATGTAACAAATTCGCCTAAGCTAGGCTGATGTAAGACTATTGTTGAACTTAGTTCTAGTCCTGGTTGTGggtaataaaaaaagaacttgACATCGTTTTGAGACGACGTAAGTCTGTCTACTTTATCCCATATTTGTAACTCTAGACTATTGTTTCCGTTATTATAATAACTCTTAAGTAATTAAATAGTATCTATTATaacatgaatgaaatgtgttAAGAAAACGAGATAGCCGTTACAACCCTATAAGTTGACCTTCAGACCCAAATGGCTTCCTTATAACTTGAGTCCCGTTGGTTGCAACATTGTCTCCTCAATTATGCTCGACTTAACAGTATTGTTTCCCAACAGTGTTTTGGTAACAGCATAATTATATTGGTAAACCTGTCATGTAGGACAGTTTGTCCAAAATCGGATGACCAAGGTGATACGAAAAATATTCTGTTAAACCATGCAGGCAAGTAGGCATGTTAAACCTCAAGACGCCTAAATGTGTGCTGAATGCTATCTCGTGTATTATCAGAAAAAGGCTGAGCATATGCAAAGTAGGCTAGTGTAGCAAACTCGGGTATCCGATAACGCACATGGTCACCTAACGGAATAGTCATCTTATTGCTTACTCGAACCGTCCATCCGAGCGTTGGCATAGCTACACTTTTCGACCTTAAAAGAAAATGTCAATTTGTCCATTTTAGAATTTTGGAGCGTTTTGGTGCGGCTATAGTCACTTGTCAGTGGTGTAGCTTCAGAGATGCCATTGGCCACATTAGTAGTCTATTTAGCTTGAAAGTAATAATTTCAAGGCATGTCATTTATATTTTGATATATTACGGCCTTACTTAATTTTGTTCAGTTTATTATGTTTTGGCCAATGCGTCATTACGCATTATAGAATGCGCAATAGGTCTATCGAATTTTGTAAATTAGAAATAATAACTTACCAAAAGTAATAGCTTACTAATTTAAGTTCAAATGGAACCTGATAATAATATAAGCCTTTTCATATTTAATTCTTTAATGATAGACGTTTATTATAGACGTGTGGACTACACGCGGCATCCAGTATAAAATGTGCCTTTGATAGTGTATTTTGCTGGTTTAATGTTAAGCTTGCATTTGACGTAGGCCTGTGTTGGAAACTATTCTTAAATTGCATTGATCGTTTGTAGAGTCTGTAGGCTAAGAACAATCACGACATCGCTACTGACCCAGGGAATAAacgaagggaaagagagggggcgaAAACAGAGTAGAGGCTGCAAGCTTCAGATCTGCGCTTGACTCTACTTAGTTAATGTTTAGTGTATAGGGAAGGAAATAACGGACTCTACCGCTTTGGCACCCTTTCCCGCTACACCTTTAGTAAACAGGGCACGGCCCGCTGATGTTTCAACTCAGTGCTCCTTGCCTTTATGCCTATTCACCGAATTACACATACATTGTCTTAATCCTATTTACTTGCGCCTGTGTTATCGTGCATATCAATTGTTTACTACTGCGCGAAAATAGACCACTGTTGAGCCTCGGTCTAATTTTATTTGATCACCACACCAGGCAGTCGTCACTGACAATGGTAATTTAGCCTACCACGAAATAAATGTAAACCAACAAACCTTATAAGGCCTACTAATACATTATTAGACAGTCTACGGAGTAGCCTAAATAATATAAGTTATTTGAGTGGGTTCTGGTctgaaggaggaaaaaaaggccTACTTGTTCCTAAATATGTAAGAGCACGTTAAGGTTTAAAAAATTATGTCGGAAAACTCCTAAACGATTTTCTAATTTATATAGTCAAAAATAATGAATGAAGTCGTGAAATGAATGGCAAAACCCTGAACATAACCCCCAGTTTACAGTCTCCATTGTCCCACTGTGACTGAGAGCACAGTCCAGGTGTAGATAAAGGGAGGGGTAAGCAAACAGCTAACGTTACAGATTAGCCTGCACTGAGGGGAAGGCATAGCCTATCAAGCCATGTTTCTTTCTGAGAGTAACTAAGGGTAGAAATAATGAAAGCTCGCCGTTGTTTTTCATGTAGGCTGGGCTACGGGGGTTTTGTGTCGTTTTCTCCGCTACACCAATTGATTTGCTGTCGCCACGCCCCGCTGGGATCAATCCCCAAACCTTCGTGAAGGTGGGCGCGCTGGTGCGCAGGCACGAACTTGACTCGAAGGGCGTAGTCTCCCATTTACTCAAGTTATAAAGACCGACGTCGTAGGCCTAACGGTAATGCATATCGGCCCATCCCATGGCTTCTTGGTAAACCGATACTCTATTTATTAGGCTCTGCTCACACCGGTAGCCAGTTATAATTTTTCGCTgcgcctataggcctacctttTACCTAGTGGATAGCAAACGCTGTAAACAGTTGGATATGTCCCATAtcgatatttcaaaataaaagttgttGTGTAACAATGACACAACTAAAATAAATCTGTATAGGCCTATGCCAGTGGCATACTCTGCTAGAGGAACTGAGCTTAAGCATCTCAATCAAGAGCAAACCAGTGCCTCAAGCCTGGCAGGTCCAACTGGTAGAGCTGTAACTGGAGTGTCTGTCTCCAGCGAAAGACAATGCATTTACCAAcagcacatacgcacacacctgCCTTTCAGGATTtttaaagtacacacacacccacacacagagagacacacacgcgtacactcatacacacacacacacacacacacacacacacacaatgcatataCTTGCCTTATGGGCACAGCTGGCCTATACATGTTTGCAGCTTCAGTGTTCCCAGAAAATACACCAGGTTTTACAGATTTGCTGGTGTTTCTTCTCATGTGTCAATACTCTTTCATAAACAATTGCACTATGTAGGATATCTGGATAAGAAAAGTTCATGTTGATTCCCTTGGAGACTGAAAGTGACTGTTTTGTTTCAAAGGGACACGATTTGGGGATTAAAACAAATCACACTTACTTTTTCCCCAAATCACATTGTAGAAAAGGGACTTAACTACAGTACACATAATGCGGCCAGTACCGATTCTTCAGGCCTTTgaagaacctttttcagtgcttcaaagaaccatcgAGGCAACCTTTCGCCTGATGTAATCGTTCAACACAGAGTTTTGACTCCATCCAGAGATTTTTAGAACCATTTAAGCAgcacctttattttttttagagtATAGCTGTAACCATAATCCTCAATGTTGCTAGATTTCAGCTGCTAAGTTaaatgtttttgcatgtttCTGTAAtaacatctttctttctctccctctctcctctgtctctctctagcacCTATGATACCTCCCGTGTTTAGTGAGGAGACGGAAGCCAGTCCTGCCGAGTTTGCCTCATTTCTCTCCACGCAAAAAGATCACAACTTGCCGACACAAACTCAGATCCACAACCATGAGTCCTACCCAGCGGTTCCTACCGCTGAACTACCCTCCTCAACTGCACTAGGACGGCCTGCTAGCCCAGGACCGGAGAGCAGTAAaagacccagcagcagcagcaattaTATACGCTCAAAGATTAAGGTGCGTTTCTGGCACTGTACTACCTGATTtgaatgtgtaataataatatagaGAAGCTGGAAATACTTTCACTATTAAGCTCTGACTcactttctttgtctctttctttgttCCTGCCCAGGTGACTACAGGTGAGCTTCCGGGTGAGTTTCAAGGTCAGGACAGCACAGATCCAGTTATTCCTTTTGTTGCCCCTGCtataacagcaacaacaacaacaacaacaacaacaacctcaGGTGTCCCTGGCACATCCACAACGCCAAACTTTGTGTGTCAAATATGCCAGAAGACGTTCCAGTATCAGCGTATGCTGAACAGGCACTTAAAGTGCCATAACGACACCAAAAGGCACCTTTGCAACTTCTGTGGGAAGGGATTCAATGACACCTTCGATCTCAAACGACATGTTCGGACTCACACAGGTATGTGCCAAAATATATTGTTTTTTGGTTTTCTGGTAACTCATTTTGTGTTTGGAGAAATGTAAGAACAACCCATGATCTCATTTTTATATATTTGCCATCTGCAGGTGTTCGCCCATACAAGTGCAATGCATGCGACAAGGCATTTACGCAGCGCTGCTCGCTGGAGTCCCACATGAAAAAGATCCACGGCGTGACACAGCAGTACGCCTACAAAGAGCGGCGCAACAAACTCTACGTGTGCGAGGAGTGCGGCCACACGGCGCCCACGCAGGACGCCCTGCTCGACCATCTCAGCATCCTCCATCCCAACAGCACGTTCCTCCGCAACAAGGCGGCGCGTAAGATGGCAACGAGCCCCAGCGGGAGGCCGATGGGCTCGCCGTCAGACGGTCCCATGGCCGAGGAGATGTCGCTGCCGGGGTCCCCGCTTTCTCTGCACAGCGATGACACGACAGGATCCGGCGGCAGTTAGAGAGGAGCTGCTCTGGGATAAACGGAAACGGAAACGTATATAGGGCTTTAGTGGGGACAGACTGATGGAGAAGCCTAATCGGGATTGGTGATGTTTGATCATCCCCTGGCTCAGTTTGTCAACAAAGGACAAAGAAGGAAACTAACAGTCAATAGACAAAAGGAAGTagcatttatatatattttttacttcACTGTGGTTTTTGGTTACAATTAAGATATCTCATGAATTCTATGTACTTTCTGC belongs to Sardina pilchardus chromosome 16, fSarPil1.1, whole genome shotgun sequence and includes:
- the ovol1a gene encoding putative transcription factor Ovo-like 1a, with the translated sequence MPRAFLVKKSSISSGKRNWSELPDHERGDIYIPAPMIPPVFSEETEASPAEFASFLSTQKDHNLPTQTQIHNHESYPAVPTAELPSSTALGRPASPGPESSKRPSSSSNYIRSKIKVTTGELPGEFQGQDSTDPVIPFVAPAITATTTTTTTTTSGVPGTSTTPNFVCQICQKTFQYQRMLNRHLKCHNDTKRHLCNFCGKGFNDTFDLKRHVRTHTGVRPYKCNACDKAFTQRCSLESHMKKIHGVTQQYAYKERRNKLYVCEECGHTAPTQDALLDHLSILHPNSTFLRNKAARKMATSPSGRPMGSPSDGPMAEEMSLPGSPLSLHSDDTTGSGGS